The Gordonia iterans DNA window GTCGGCCAGGCTGTTCCGCCGCAGGTGGTCGAGCAGGACGAAGGTCTCGCCGCCGCAGACGTAGAGCGCGTCGAGCCCGTCGAGGATGTCGGCGAACGACTCGGCCGTGGGGACGTCGCGCGCGGTGACCGTGATCGGCCGGTAGCCGAAGTCGATCAGCCGGTAGCGATCGATCTCGACGAACTCTTCGTTCTGGTACGGGAGCATCGCGTCGTTCAGATAACCGAGCCGGACGTCGCCGGGCTCCTTGCCGGTGTGGTCGGCCAGGAATCCCGGAACCGCACTCGCGCCCCACGACAGCAGTAGGAGGTTCATGGGCCGAGACTAGATGAGTGATTCCCGGTGATGTGACTGGTGTGTCGCGAGGGATCAGGGAGCGAGGTCGCCCAGGAACGGTGTTGCTGACAACAACGTCGACGTAGGAGCCGAGATGTTCACCGATCTGGACGACCTCGCTACCGCGCTCTACGTGACCCGCGACGACTTTCTCGTCGCCCATCGCTCGTTGAGCCGGTGCGAAACGCCGGCCGAGCCCCCTCGCTCGTTGGAGCCGGTGCGAGGCGCCGGCGGAGCCCCCTCGCTCGTTGAGCCGGTGCGAGGCGCCAGCCGAGCGCCGTGTCGAAACGCCCTGCCCGCGAAGCGAAGAGCGTAACTGTCAGAGGGTCGCCGTAGAGTGATCTCAGACACACAAGATGAACGAGAAATCCGGTCGACCAGCGGAAACAATGCTTCGGGGGAGGTGAGCGCCGTGGCCGTCAACGGCATCTCGTACAACAACGATTCTGCCGCTGCCCGTGGTGCCGGTGAGGGTGCGGTGCTCGATCCGGCCGCTTTTGTCGCGACCCTGTCACCGGCAGAACTGTTGGCGGTGCAGACTGCCGCCGAGCAGCGCCTGACCGCCGAGGCGACCGCACTGGTGGCCGCCGAGTCCGACGACGGTCTGTTGGGGTTGCTCGATGCTCGGGAGCAGACCCGTCGCCGCGCCGAAGTGTTCGATGCCGCCTTGTACATCGAGATCTCCGACCGTGGCGTGTACCGGACCGCCGGACACATCTCGGTCCACCAGCTGTACGCCTATGGTGCGCGTCTGGGTGTGGGTGAGGCCGGCCGGCGGCGGGTCACCGCCGAGGGCATCGGCGCGATGGGCGCGTTGACTGGTGAGCGTCTCGAACCCCACCTGGCCGCGACCGCCACGGCGGCCGCCGACGGGGACGCCGGCGGCGCCCACGTCGCCGCAGTGGCCGAGATCATGGACAAACTCCCCACCGCGGTCACCCATGACGACCGGGTGAAGGCCGAGGCCATGCTCGCTGATGCGGCGCGGCGTCTGGACCCTGCCGCGGTGACGGTGGTGGGTAACCGGATCCTGGCGTGGCTCGACCCCGACGGCACTCTGGCCGACGACCACGACCGGGCCCGGCGCCGCACGTTCAATCTGCAGCCGCAGAACCGGCAGTTGATGAGCAAAGTGCGGGCTCTGCTCACCCCGGTGCTGCGCGCCAAACTGGAGGTGATCCTGCATCAGTGGGCCACTGCGGGGATGAACAACCCCGATGACCCGGACTCCCCGGGTGGTGCGGCCGACCAGCCCGGCCTGGACTCCGCCGTCCTGGCGGCTGCGGCAGAGCGGGACACCCGCATGCTCGGGCAGCGTCAGCACGACGCTCTGGAAGCGTTGTGCGACTGGGCCCTCGCCCTGGCCGGGCAACCTGCACCCACCCGGATTCCGTCGCAGACGGTGGTGACGGTGACCGATGAGGATCTGGCGCGTCAGGCCGGGATCGGCTGGACCGCCACTGGTACCCGGATCCCGGTGTCGGATCTGGTGCAGTTCGCCGCTGACACGGTCCCGTATCTGGCGGTGTTCTCCAAAGCCACGGGACAAATCTTGTATATGGGGCGGGCGAGCCGGTTCGCGACGGCGGCGCAGCGGTTGGCGTTGTTCGCCCGTGACCGGGGGTGCACCGCGCCGGGCTGCACGGTGCCGTTCATCCGTACCCAAGCCCACCACCCTTCGACCGCGTGTCGTCGCAAGCTCCGCCACGCATGCTCAGGCCCACGCATGCCGGATTGGACCGACGACGGCCAGACCGATATCGACCGTCTGGGTGTGGCGTGCGGACGGCACAACCGCATGAACGGCACCACCCCGGGCCATTGGGAGTCGACGGTCCTCACCTTCGGTCCCGACGCCGGACACGTCGGCTGGCGACCCGTCGGACGCGGCACCCGGTGGCAGAGCAACATCATGTTCCACCCCGAACGCCTCGCCCCCGAACGACCGGCACCCGACCCCGGGCACGGCCACCCCACCGCGGGGGCCGGACCAGACGACTCCGGACCACCCGGCGACCCTGGACCGTGCTCGCCGAGTTCGGGGACGCTCCAGGACGCTACCGCAGCTCCAAAGCCTGCAAGAACTACGCCGGGACCCCACGCAGCTTGACACTCAACAACCAGGGATGTCTGACCGCACCACCGCGGCCAGGCTGTCCGTGCTGCCCAGGAGTGCCGACATCCGACACCCGACGCCGTCCGCCTTCACCAACCGGATCAGCGGCCCACAGACAGACGACGTACGCAAGTGCGCCGGCGTTCGTCGGCTGGGCTCCGGTGAGTGCCCAGCCCTCGGTGTCCGTACCGGTGTCCTTGTCGTTGCGTTTAGCAACGCCGATCCTGAACGGCCTCAAACTAAAATCCCACGCGACACACCAGTCACATCACCGGGAATCAATCATCTAGTGTCCCGTGTCGGAAGTTTCTCGATGGTTGCCGGGAGTCCGATGGGCGGCCGGCAAGGCGGACGAGGGAGGGATACCGGCAGGTATCCTGACCGAGGACAACGCCGCCAGACGTTCATCGGGCCCCGGCATACCGCGAAAGAACTTTCGACACGGGACACTGGTGTCTGGTGTCGGCGGCCGGCGATCACGCGGCCCGGCCTGCGTTCCGGAATCGGGGCGCAGGCCGGGCGTCGTCGTGCGGATGCTCAGTCGAGCGGTACCGCGGCCTCGTCTGCCCGCATACGCGTGCGGCCCGCGAGGGCGACGGTGGACAGCAGGCTGATCAGGGCCAGTGCCGCGAGCATCACACCGATCGAGAATCCGCCGTACGCGGCCGCCAGGCCGGGGGCGATCAGCGGCGGGATCGCACCGCCCAGGATGCCGCCGAGGTTGTAGCCCGCCCCGGCGCCGGTGTAGCGGAAACGGGTCTCGAACAGTTCCGGCAGGTAGGCACCGACCGGTCCGAATGCCAGGCCGAAGATGGCGAGCGTGCCGGCCAGACCCAGTCCGAACGCGGCCGGGGTGCCGATGTCGAGGATCGGGAACAGGGCCAGCGCCCAGAAGAAGGCGGCGACCGAGGCGCCGATGATCACTGGTCGGCGGCCGACCCGGTCCGACCAGACGCCGCCGAGCAGGGTGGTGGCGGCGAGGATGACGGCGGCGCCGATGCCGAAGGCGAGCACCATCTGTCGGTCGAGCCCGCCGCCGTCGGCTTTGGTGCCGTACGCGGTCAGGTAGGCGGTGCCCATGTAGAAGAAGGCGAACGGGAAGGTCATCAGCCCGGCCGACAGCAGGACCTCCTTCGGCTGGAGCTTCATGACCTCCAGGAACGGCAGCGGCTTCTTCACGCCGGCCGCCGCGTCGGCGGCAGCGGTGCGCTGGTGCGCCTTGAAAGCGGGGGTCTCCTGGATGTTCAGGCGGATGTAGAGGCCGACGATCACCAGCGCGCCGCTGGCGATGAAGGGGATCCGCCAGCCGTAACTCATGAACACGTCCTCACCCAGCAGGATGTCGCTGAGCAGGAAGGTGGTGCTCGAGAGGGCGAAGGCCAGGGCGGGGCCCATCTGGGGGAACACGGCATAGTAGCCGCGCTTGCCGACCGGGGCGTACTCCGCGGTGAGAAGGTTGGCTCCGGCCCATTCGCCGCCGACCGCGAGGCCCTGGACGAAGCGCAGCACGACGAGGAGTATCGGGGCCAGCACCCCGATCGTCGCGGCAGTCGGCAGCAGGCCGATGGCCACGGTGGCGACGCCCATCATCAGCAGGGTGGTGACGAGGGTGCCCTTGCGGCCCAGCTTGTCGCCGTAGTGGCCGAAGACGACGGCCCCGAGCGGGCGCGCGAGGAAGGCGACGGCGAAGGTGGCGAACGAGGCGACCGTGCCGGCAGTCGCGCCGAGCGCCGGGAAGAAGATGTGCGGAAAGACCAGAGCCGCGGCCGTGCCGTAGATGAAGAAGTCGTAGTACTCGATCGTGGTGCCGATGCAACTCGCGACGGCGACTCTCCGCATGGAGGTCGGCGTCGCCGGGGGCAGCGGAGCCTTCTGCGGTGGCGTGTCAACTGACATGTAGGGGTACCTCTCCTGGATGGGACGACCTGTCGCCGTCACATCCAGAGATGATTGTGTGGCAGTTCACACCGCGATACCCCCGAAAGAGGGGTATGCCGGAATCGGTGTCAGTCGACGGCCGGCAGGAGCTCGTCGCGGCGGCCGGCGACCTCGGCGCGCACGGCATCGCGGATGGCGAGCACGGTGGGGCTGGCGAGCCGGTCTCGGCGGGCGGCGAGGGAGAAGGTGAGGCGGACGTCGACTGCGCGCGGGAGGATCCGCTGCAGGTCGCCGTGGCGGTCGGCGACGAACGCGGGCAGCAGTCCGACTCCGCCGCCGCACCGGGTGGCCGCCACCTGGGCGAAGACGTTGGTGGACATGAGAGTCGGCGTCACGCCCGGCAGGTGCTTGTCGAGGTCGAGTTCGCCGACCTGAAGCAGGGAGTCGACGTACCAGATCAGCGGATGGCTCCGGATCTCGTCGAGGGTTTCCGGTGTGCCGTGCTCGGCGAGGTAGTGCTGCGCGGCGTAGAGGCCGAGCGAATAGTC harbors:
- a CDS encoding HNH endonuclease signature motif containing protein; protein product: MAVNGISYNNDSAAARGAGEGAVLDPAAFVATLSPAELLAVQTAAEQRLTAEATALVAAESDDGLLGLLDAREQTRRRAEVFDAALYIEISDRGVYRTAGHISVHQLYAYGARLGVGEAGRRRVTAEGIGAMGALTGERLEPHLAATATAAADGDAGGAHVAAVAEIMDKLPTAVTHDDRVKAEAMLADAARRLDPAAVTVVGNRILAWLDPDGTLADDHDRARRRTFNLQPQNRQLMSKVRALLTPVLRAKLEVILHQWATAGMNNPDDPDSPGGAADQPGLDSAVLAAAAERDTRMLGQRQHDALEALCDWALALAGQPAPTRIPSQTVVTVTDEDLARQAGIGWTATGTRIPVSDLVQFAADTVPYLAVFSKATGQILYMGRASRFATAAQRLALFARDRGCTAPGCTVPFIRTQAHHPSTACRRKLRHACSGPRMPDWTDDGQTDIDRLGVACGRHNRMNGTTPGHWESTVLTFGPDAGHVGWRPVGRGTRWQSNIMFHPERLAPERPAPDPGHGHPTAGAGPDDSGPPGDPGPCSPSSGTLQDATAAPKPARTTPGPHAA
- a CDS encoding Type 1 glutamine amidotransferase-like domain-containing protein — its product is MNLLLLSWGASAVPGFLADHTGKEPGDVRLGYLNDAMLPYQNEEFVEIDRYRLIDFGYRPITVTARDVPTAESFADILDGLDALYVCGGETFVLLDHLRRNSLADVLIDKVRDGLPYIGLSAGAVIAGASIEPVSTMDDPTSAPGLSDYRGLCFVGTSIIPHADGRIELFPPELIADTVREYSPRFDLTLLHDDQALLVSGDEVTVVESR
- a CDS encoding MFS transporter, whose product is MSVDTPPQKAPLPPATPTSMRRVAVASCIGTTIEYYDFFIYGTAAALVFPHIFFPALGATAGTVASFATFAVAFLARPLGAVVFGHYGDKLGRKGTLVTTLLMMGVATVAIGLLPTAATIGVLAPILLVVLRFVQGLAVGGEWAGANLLTAEYAPVGKRGYYAVFPQMGPALAFALSSTTFLLSDILLGEDVFMSYGWRIPFIASGALVIVGLYIRLNIQETPAFKAHQRTAAADAAAGVKKPLPFLEVMKLQPKEVLLSAGLMTFPFAFFYMGTAYLTAYGTKADGGGLDRQMVLAFGIGAAVILAATTLLGGVWSDRVGRRPVIIGASVAAFFWALALFPILDIGTPAAFGLGLAGTLAIFGLAFGPVGAYLPELFETRFRYTGAGAGYNLGGILGGAIPPLIAPGLAAAYGGFSIGVMLAALALISLLSTVALAGRTRMRADEAAVPLD